One genomic region from Phragmites australis chromosome 1, lpPhrAust1.1, whole genome shotgun sequence encodes:
- the LOC133924160 gene encoding ubiquitin-conjugating enzyme E2 7-like isoform X3, whose protein sequence is MAATTSQASLLLQKQLRDLAKHPVDGFSAGLVDDSNVFEWQVTIIGPPDTLYDGGYFNAIMSFPQNYPNSPPSVRFTSEMWHPNVYPDGRVCISILHPPGEDPNGYELASERWTPVHTVESIVLSIISMLSSPNDESPANIEAALYLSYFRTEGMEREEGGLQEKG, encoded by the exons ATCTCGCGAAGCACCCCGTGGATGGGTTCTCGGCTGGGCTGGTCGACGACAGCAACGTATTCGAGTGGCAGGTCACCATCATCGGTCCGCCCGACACCTTATA TGATGGAGGGTACTTTAACGCAATAATGAGCTTCCCACAAAATTATCCAAACAGCCCGCCATCAGTCAGATTTACCTCTGAAATGTGGCACCCGAATG TTTATCCAGATGGGCGGGTGTGCATCTCTATTCTTCATCCACCTGGTGAAGATCCCAATGGCTATGAGCTTGCAAGTGAGCGTTGGACACCTGTGCACACG GTTGAGAGCATAGTTCTGAGCATTATTTCTATGCTTTCTAGTCCAAATGATGAGTCGCCGGCAAATATTGAGGCAGCT ttATACCTGTCATATTTTCGCACAGAAGGAatggagagagaagagggaggacttCAAGAAAAAGGTTAG
- the LOC133924160 gene encoding ubiquitin-conjugating enzyme E2 7-like isoform X2, with protein MAATTSQASLLLQKQLRDLAKHPVDGFSAGLVDDSNVFEWQVTIIGPPDTLYDGGYFNAIMSFPQNYPNSPPSVRFTSEMWHPNVYPDGRVCISILHPPGEDPNGYELASERWTPVHTVESIVLSIISMLSSPNDESPANIEAAEWREKREDFKKKVRRIVRKSQEMF; from the exons ATCTCGCGAAGCACCCCGTGGATGGGTTCTCGGCTGGGCTGGTCGACGACAGCAACGTATTCGAGTGGCAGGTCACCATCATCGGTCCGCCCGACACCTTATA TGATGGAGGGTACTTTAACGCAATAATGAGCTTCCCACAAAATTATCCAAACAGCCCGCCATCAGTCAGATTTACCTCTGAAATGTGGCACCCGAATG TTTATCCAGATGGGCGGGTGTGCATCTCTATTCTTCATCCACCTGGTGAAGATCCCAATGGCTATGAGCTTGCAAGTGAGCGTTGGACACCTGTGCACACG GTTGAGAGCATAGTTCTGAGCATTATTTCTATGCTTTCTAGTCCAAATGATGAGTCGCCGGCAAATATTGAGGCAGCT GAatggagagagaagagggaggacttCAAGAAAAAGGTTAGGCGCATCGTGCGGAAATCACAAGAAATGTTCTGA
- the LOC133924160 gene encoding ubiquitin-conjugating enzyme E2 7-like isoform X1: MAATTSQASLLLQKQLRDLAKHPVDGFSAGLVDDSNVFEWQVTIIGPPDTLYDGGYFNAIMSFPQNYPNSPPSVRFTSEMWHPNVYPDGRVCISILHPPGEDPNGYELASERWTPVHTVESIVLSIISMLSSPNDESPANIEAAKEWREKREDFKKKVRRIVRKSQEMF; this comes from the exons ATCTCGCGAAGCACCCCGTGGATGGGTTCTCGGCTGGGCTGGTCGACGACAGCAACGTATTCGAGTGGCAGGTCACCATCATCGGTCCGCCCGACACCTTATA TGATGGAGGGTACTTTAACGCAATAATGAGCTTCCCACAAAATTATCCAAACAGCCCGCCATCAGTCAGATTTACCTCTGAAATGTGGCACCCGAATG TTTATCCAGATGGGCGGGTGTGCATCTCTATTCTTCATCCACCTGGTGAAGATCCCAATGGCTATGAGCTTGCAAGTGAGCGTTGGACACCTGTGCACACG GTTGAGAGCATAGTTCTGAGCATTATTTCTATGCTTTCTAGTCCAAATGATGAGTCGCCGGCAAATATTGAGGCAGCT AAGGAatggagagagaagagggaggacttCAAGAAAAAGGTTAGGCGCATCGTGCGGAAATCACAAGAAATGTTCTGA